From Elusimicrobiaceae bacterium, one genomic window encodes:
- a CDS encoding glycoside hydrolase family 3 protein: protein MKKSLAIIGSLLLGGILNASAYSQMQELTLREQVGQTIMPRILIGQQKAFKKAVLNGEVTGFFIKAKEGLLVHPDITSKNQAKFLKKQRKKFLKTISDLNKWASKSRHKIPLLLALDYEGGTVTSPMYMGLKQMPSNMLLAASGKEAVVAQMYAAQAREIKAVGANVALGPVTDVNSNPLNPIIQTRSFGDNATQVGQFALAAVRALQAEGVPAFNKHFPGHGDTSSDSHYAQPITDMPVEQLWQNHFSAFQPSVLEAQGVLSAHVVYPSIDAENPASFSSKILKDLLRKKMNFKGVVATDGLDMGAVNGASVENLVLRSYKAGNNILLLSGDASNVKEARTYPRRAADYVEKSVATVQNGGKEEDNVTIEEILSSAQKVLDLKKKMGLFDLPSVANEDTGFEEAALLAAQEGVTLVRDEQYLVPLKDDIKEICTVFFADGIFSLQLKSFNDYLMMNGKNVSSVFAARTPTQKNKQAIGACVDKAQMVVVGTSRTGAMDKKQYETVLSLLEITQQKAQPVVLISLLNPYEIPLYPTAQTVFALYGATQPAMQTAAQILLGHAKANGKLPVQLTSKEAIFTDKKQIGELRQP from the coding sequence ATGAAAAAAAGCTTGGCTATCATCGGTTCTTTATTGTTGGGGGGGATATTGAATGCTTCCGCCTATTCACAAATGCAAGAATTAACCTTGCGTGAGCAAGTGGGGCAAACCATTATGCCACGCATATTAATCGGACAACAAAAAGCATTTAAAAAAGCAGTGTTGAACGGTGAGGTGACAGGATTTTTTATCAAAGCAAAAGAAGGGCTGTTGGTTCACCCTGATATTACATCTAAAAATCAAGCAAAATTTCTCAAAAAACAACGAAAAAAATTTCTTAAAACTATTTCCGATTTGAATAAATGGGCTTCAAAATCCCGTCATAAAATTCCGCTTTTGTTGGCTTTGGATTATGAAGGGGGGACGGTCACTTCTCCTATGTATATGGGATTGAAGCAAATGCCCTCTAATATGTTGTTGGCCGCCAGTGGAAAAGAGGCGGTGGTGGCTCAGATGTACGCCGCTCAAGCCCGTGAAATAAAAGCCGTAGGGGCCAATGTGGCACTGGGCCCTGTCACTGACGTCAATTCAAATCCGCTCAACCCTATTATTCAAACCCGTTCTTTTGGAGACAATGCCACGCAAGTTGGTCAATTTGCTCTTGCTGCCGTCCGGGCTTTACAGGCAGAGGGAGTGCCGGCCTTTAATAAGCATTTTCCAGGACATGGAGACACTTCTTCCGACTCTCATTATGCGCAACCCATTACTGATATGCCCGTTGAACAACTGTGGCAAAACCATTTTTCTGCTTTTCAACCTTCTGTTTTAGAGGCGCAAGGTGTGTTAAGCGCGCATGTGGTATACCCCTCTATAGATGCAGAAAATCCGGCCTCTTTTTCATCAAAAATTCTAAAAGATTTGTTGCGGAAAAAAATGAATTTCAAGGGAGTGGTTGCCACTGACGGACTGGATATGGGAGCGGTAAATGGCGCATCGGTGGAGAATTTGGTCTTACGCTCTTATAAAGCCGGCAATAATATCCTTTTGTTGAGCGGAGATGCTTCTAACGTAAAAGAAGCGCGCACTTATCCGCGTCGTGCGGCTGATTATGTGGAGAAAAGCGTAGCAACCGTACAAAATGGAGGGAAAGAAGAAGATAATGTGACGATAGAAGAAATTCTATCCTCTGCTCAGAAAGTTTTGGATTTGAAGAAGAAAATGGGATTGTTTGATTTGCCCTCCGTTGCCAATGAAGATACGGGTTTTGAGGAAGCGGCTCTTTTGGCGGCACAAGAAGGGGTGACGCTGGTAAGAGATGAGCAATACTTAGTTCCGCTGAAAGATGATATCAAAGAAATTTGCACAGTATTTTTTGCAGACGGTATTTTTAGTTTACAACTGAAGTCTTTTAATGATTATCTGATGATGAACGGAAAAAATGTTTCCAGCGTTTTTGCCGCGCGCACCCCTACTCAAAAAAACAAGCAAGCCATAGGTGCTTGCGTAGACAAGGCTCAAATGGTAGTGGTGGGCACTTCACGCACCGGTGCTATGGACAAAAAACAATATGAAACGGTACTTTCTTTGTTGGAGATAACTCAACAAAAAGCCCAACCGGTGGTATTGATTTCTTTGTTAAATCCGTATGAAATTCCGTTGTATCCGACGGCTCAAACGGTCTTTGCTTTATATGGTGCAACTCAACCCGCCATGCAGACTGCGGCCCAAATACTGCTGGGGCATGCAAAAGCTAACGGGAAACTGCCGGTTCAATTAACTAGTAAAGAAGCAATTTTTACAGATAAAAAACAAATAGGAGAGCTCCGCCAACCTTAA
- a CDS encoding threonine--tRNA ligase, with product MENNELEMKRHSCAHIMAAAVQQLFPGTKLGIGPAVDNGFYYDFDCTHAFTPEDLKTIETKMKELIKARIPFECKQMSKAEAKDFFEKRGETYKLELIEELNDGEITVYFTGDYADLCRGPHVEHTGKINNFKLSAIAGAYWRGDEKRPMLQRIYGLSFNSKDELNTYVKQQEEAAKRDHRKLGPELDLFSINDHVGPGLILMHPKGGMLRKVLEDWIKNENLKRGYDLVVSPHIARLHLFEISGHAGFYSDSMFHPMEVDGDNYQIKPMNCPFHVEIYKSHLRSYRDLPLRFSELGTVYRYERSGALHGLLRVRGFTQDDAHIFCTPEQVEEEVKQCFEFAMHIFKTFGFEKYAVELSTRDPEHPEHFTGDVADWDRAESALKRVLEANNIAYTTHAGEAAFYGPKIDIKVMDAIGRLWQLSTIQFDFNLPQRFDLEYVAAEGRKRPIMVHRAMFGSIERFTGVILEHFAGWFPLWLAPVQAKILTLTDDQIPYAKEVAAQMRAAGLRPELDVRPEKLGLKIREAHLQRIPYTFVIGAKEAENQAVTVRLRDGKNLNGLPLSEVITKMKEEVDTFSLENLLK from the coding sequence ATGGAAAATAATGAATTGGAAATGAAACGGCACTCTTGCGCCCATATTATGGCTGCTGCGGTGCAGCAGTTGTTCCCCGGTACCAAGCTCGGTATCGGTCCTGCCGTAGATAACGGCTTTTATTATGATTTTGATTGCACTCACGCATTCACTCCTGAAGATTTAAAAACCATCGAAACCAAAATGAAAGAGCTTATCAAAGCGCGCATTCCCTTTGAATGCAAACAGATGAGCAAAGCCGAAGCCAAAGACTTTTTTGAAAAACGCGGTGAAACCTATAAATTGGAACTCATTGAAGAGTTAAACGACGGCGAAATCACGGTCTATTTTACCGGAGATTATGCTGATTTGTGTCGTGGACCTCATGTAGAACATACGGGAAAAATCAATAATTTTAAACTTTCTGCCATTGCCGGTGCTTATTGGCGCGGTGATGAAAAAAGACCGATGTTGCAACGTATTTACGGTTTGAGCTTTAATTCTAAAGACGAACTTAACACCTATGTTAAACAACAAGAAGAAGCTGCCAAACGCGATCACCGCAAATTGGGGCCGGAATTGGATTTGTTTAGCATCAATGATCATGTGGGGCCGGGGCTTATTTTGATGCACCCCAAAGGCGGTATGTTGCGCAAAGTGTTGGAAGATTGGATTAAAAATGAAAATCTAAAACGCGGTTATGATTTGGTGGTCAGCCCGCATATTGCGCGTTTGCACCTATTTGAAATCAGCGGTCATGCCGGTTTTTATTCCGATAGTATGTTCCACCCGATGGAAGTGGATGGAGATAATTACCAAATTAAACCCATGAACTGTCCTTTCCATGTGGAAATCTATAAATCTCATTTAAGAAGCTACCGTGATTTGCCCTTGCGTTTTTCTGAGTTGGGCACAGTGTATCGTTATGAACGTTCCGGTGCTTTACACGGCCTTTTGCGTGTAAGAGGATTCACACAAGATGATGCTCACATTTTCTGCACGCCTGAACAAGTGGAAGAAGAAGTAAAGCAATGTTTTGAGTTTGCCATGCATATTTTCAAAACGTTCGGTTTTGAAAAATATGCCGTAGAACTTTCCACCCGAGACCCCGAACATCCGGAACATTTTACCGGAGACGTGGCTGATTGGGACCGTGCCGAAAGTGCCTTAAAGCGCGTGTTGGAAGCCAACAATATTGCTTATACGACCCATGCCGGAGAAGCCGCTTTCTATGGGCCGAAAATTGATATTAAAGTGATGGATGCTATTGGTCGCTTGTGGCAGTTGTCTACCATTCAGTTTGATTTTAATTTACCCCAACGCTTTGATTTGGAATATGTGGCCGCTGAAGGCCGCAAACGCCCTATCATGGTGCACCGCGCGATGTTTGGAAGTATTGAGCGTTTTACAGGTGTAATTTTGGAACACTTTGCCGGTTGGTTCCCCTTGTGGTTGGCCCCCGTACAAGCCAAAATTCTGACCTTAACGGACGATCAAATCCCGTATGCCAAAGAAGTGGCCGCTCAAATGCGTGCTGCCGGTTTGCGCCCTGAGTTGGACGTGCGCCCTGAAAAATTGGGTCTTAAAATTCGTGAGGCTCACTTACAGCGCATTCCCTATACATTTGTTATCGGGGCTAAAGAGGCGGAAAACCAAGCCGTCACCGTTCGTTTGCGCGACGGTAAAAACCTAAACGGTTTGCCGCTTTCGGAAGTGATTACTAAGATGAAAGAAGAAGTGGATACTTTCAGTTTAGAAAATCTGCTGAAATAA
- a CDS encoding sulfatase-like hydrolase/transferase: protein MKSILSFLSAFLNNYKLLLIISLPAIALTAFGLHQLGVEGTFVWVAALLMRLVVEFAFLGLCLGVLNGLGIKNKWVLAILLYAYYWACTADLALLLYFKERFGAKYLETMEGGADYGFLKDWRLISYFTCFLLFCLFSVGKLFRTMSCKQSWQKVLVCGIVLSGLTLANPLALLPKPNDFLTTYFMSPSPVYTIRSMMAKPQQATVTHTLDDQTTAVAQKYHVFNAQNTGVGKDYKRVILIATESMSSKYLHRYNPLIPASASRSYDEIFQNNPSTTLHPVTLSTLYGLTVLFSSHPHAKLVYENQYPLSLVKELKKQGFGTAFLRGANEKYMDEHILFHQAGFEDVKGSNYFSSRKEYAPYISWWGLTDRKLFEYALEYLQENKDNKTFLTLLTVDTHVPLGRLDYLDHTYQETQAEFYDQPTLPRAFSRAGQDVEIFLKNLQEKGLFDDDTLIILTADHPNFSNTPTNKLFKNFQTVFDRVPFAVITKDQINRPLLQNDLTSQLDVAPTILDLLNLPQPKGFFGHSLFDISAKRSIFDIKEDYVKITTADGEKIIPLNSKKEADQAELSLIGTMWVD, encoded by the coding sequence ATGAAAAGCATTCTCTCTTTTTTATCTGCATTTTTAAACAACTACAAGTTGCTTTTGATTATTTCATTGCCGGCCATAGCCCTAACCGCCTTTGGACTGCATCAACTAGGTGTAGAGGGCACCTTTGTATGGGTAGCTGCTTTACTGATGCGTTTGGTAGTGGAGTTTGCTTTTTTGGGTCTGTGTTTGGGAGTATTAAACGGACTAGGCATTAAAAACAAATGGGTTTTGGCTATCCTGCTTTATGCTTATTACTGGGCATGTACGGCAGATTTGGCCTTATTGCTATACTTTAAGGAACGTTTTGGTGCTAAATATTTGGAAACGATGGAAGGCGGAGCCGATTACGGCTTTTTGAAAGATTGGAGATTGATTTCTTATTTCACTTGTTTTCTACTTTTCTGCCTTTTCTCCGTTGGCAAACTTTTCCGCACGATGTCTTGCAAACAATCTTGGCAAAAAGTATTGGTTTGCGGCATTGTTTTGTCAGGATTAACATTAGCCAATCCATTGGCTTTACTTCCTAAGCCCAATGATTTTTTGACCACTTATTTCATGTCTCCCTCTCCGGTATACACCATACGTTCCATGATGGCCAAACCTCAACAGGCCACTGTGACACATACTCTTGACGATCAAACAACTGCCGTTGCGCAGAAATACCATGTTTTTAATGCGCAAAATACAGGCGTTGGAAAAGATTATAAACGAGTGATTTTAATCGCTACCGAAAGCATGTCCTCCAAATATTTGCACCGCTATAACCCGTTAATCCCTGCTTCGGCCAGCCGCAGTTATGATGAAATTTTCCAAAATAATCCCAGTACGACACTCCACCCCGTCACATTGTCTACTCTATACGGTTTAACCGTACTTTTTTCCTCCCACCCTCACGCCAAACTGGTGTATGAAAATCAATACCCCTTATCTTTGGTAAAAGAACTTAAGAAGCAGGGGTTTGGCACCGCATTTTTACGCGGCGCCAATGAAAAATATATGGATGAACATATTTTGTTTCATCAAGCGGGATTTGAAGACGTAAAGGGAAGCAACTATTTCTCCTCTCGCAAAGAGTATGCCCCTTATATCTCTTGGTGGGGACTGACGGACCGCAAACTTTTTGAGTATGCGCTAGAATATTTGCAAGAAAACAAAGATAACAAAACTTTCTTAACCTTACTCACTGTTGACACCCATGTTCCTTTGGGAAGATTGGACTATCTGGATCATACTTATCAAGAAACACAAGCCGAGTTTTATGACCAGCCCACTTTACCGCGTGCTTTTAGTCGGGCAGGGCAAGATGTGGAAATCTTCTTAAAAAATTTACAAGAAAAAGGCTTGTTTGATGATGATACCCTTATTATTTTAACGGCTGATCACCCCAATTTTTCCAACACCCCTACCAATAAACTCTTTAAAAACTTTCAAACGGTGTTTGACCGCGTACCGTTTGCCGTCATCACCAAAGACCAAATCAACCGCCCTTTGCTTCAAAACGACCTTACCAGCCAGTTAGACGTAGCCCCTACTATTTTGGACCTACTCAACTTACCGCAACCCAAAGGTTTTTTCGGGCATAGCCTGTTTGATATCTCCGCCAAACGCAGTATTTTTGATATCAAGGAAGATTATGTCAAAATCACTACAGCTGACGGAGAAAAGATTATCCCTCTTAATTCCAAAAAAGAAGCGGACCAAGCCGAGCTGAGCCTGATCGGCACCATGTGGGTTGACTAA
- the yajC gene encoding preprotein translocase subunit YajC, which translates to MNTAAQGAGSGMFMFLILAAMFIFILFSGRGQKKREMERQSKVNALQKGDGVILPGGIIGTVAGFKDNAIEVKIAENVKITVLKSGIVGFTTDITPVNQGGAK; encoded by the coding sequence ATGAATACAGCAGCACAAGGCGCCGGATCTGGCATGTTTATGTTCCTGATTTTGGCAGCTATGTTTATCTTCATTCTGTTTTCCGGACGCGGACAGAAAAAACGCGAAATGGAAAGACAGAGCAAAGTAAATGCTTTACAGAAAGGAGATGGGGTCATTCTCCCCGGTGGTATTATTGGCACCGTAGCAGGATTTAAAGACAATGCTATCGAAGTCAAAATCGCCGAAAATGTAAAAATTACCGTTTTGAAATCGGGTATTGTCGGTTTCACCACTGACATCACCCCCGTCAATCAAGGAGGAGCCAAATAA
- the secD gene encoding protein translocase subunit SecD has translation MSKSLAIKWIVIIVVLLGSLALIYPNYSWYSKPSAERTKLEAMGERPERMLNLGLDLRGGSSLLLELDVSKLSNKEPLNEAMARAIEIIRNRIDQYGVGETLITRQGEKWILVQLPGVANPEAAEALIGKTAMLQFHIVKNDTTGAEKAIAKLEETEEPYDQDGVLKPEIAKLLPAGYTIFRTKDGGYNLVNKEPGVTGADLENARLTMYGENGYPEVSFSFNAEGAKKFGKLTGSNINKQLAIVLDNTIQSAPTIQSRISKEGRISGTFTLDEARQLTIILKAGALPAPVRVIEKKTIGPTLGEDSIKSGLSACLYALVGILIFMIIYYKWAGFISSVALVLNLVLLMAVMSYFSATLTVPGIAGIILSLAMAIDANVLIIERMREEKLLGKPITTIIQLGYEKAWSAIFDSNITTIIVGCCLMQFGTGPVKGFAVTLIIGLTVSLFTAVFVTRAIYELMLTSNPKEISL, from the coding sequence ATGTCCAAATCGCTGGCCATTAAATGGATTGTAATTATTGTTGTACTGCTTGGGTCTTTGGCATTAATTTATCCCAACTACAGTTGGTATTCCAAACCCAGTGCCGAACGCACCAAATTAGAAGCTATGGGCGAACGTCCTGAACGGATGCTTAATTTGGGCCTGGATTTGCGCGGTGGCAGCAGTTTGCTCTTGGAGTTGGATGTTTCCAAACTCAGCAACAAAGAGCCGCTTAACGAAGCTATGGCACGTGCCATCGAAATCATTCGCAACCGCATTGACCAATACGGCGTAGGCGAAACCTTGATTACTCGTCAAGGCGAGAAATGGATTTTGGTGCAGTTGCCCGGCGTGGCTAACCCGGAAGCTGCGGAAGCCTTAATCGGAAAAACCGCTATGCTCCAGTTCCACATCGTTAAAAACGACACGACCGGTGCTGAAAAAGCCATTGCCAAACTCGAAGAAACCGAAGAACCTTACGACCAAGATGGCGTATTAAAACCGGAAATTGCCAAACTTTTACCGGCTGGATATACCATTTTCCGTACTAAAGACGGCGGATATAATCTGGTGAACAAAGAGCCCGGTGTCACCGGTGCTGATTTGGAAAATGCCCGCTTAACCATGTATGGAGAAAACGGCTACCCTGAAGTATCCTTTAGTTTTAATGCTGAAGGTGCCAAAAAATTCGGTAAATTAACCGGCTCCAACATCAATAAGCAGCTTGCTATCGTCTTAGACAACACCATTCAATCTGCTCCCACTATTCAATCTCGCATCAGCAAAGAAGGCCGCATCTCCGGTACTTTTACCTTAGATGAAGCCAGACAGTTGACCATCATTCTTAAAGCAGGTGCCTTACCCGCTCCTGTACGCGTCATTGAAAAGAAAACCATCGGACCCACCTTGGGTGAAGACTCTATTAAATCCGGCTTATCGGCTTGTTTATATGCTTTAGTCGGTATTTTGATCTTCATGATTATTTACTACAAATGGGCTGGTTTTATCTCCAGTGTGGCTTTAGTACTGAACTTAGTCCTTTTGATGGCTGTAATGAGCTACTTCTCCGCCACGTTGACGGTACCCGGCATTGCAGGTATTATCCTGTCTTTGGCCATGGCCATTGATGCCAACGTGCTGATCATCGAACGTATGAGAGAAGAAAAACTCTTAGGCAAACCTATCACCACCATTATCCAACTGGGTTATGAAAAGGCTTGGTCTGCTATTTTTGACTCCAACATTACCACCATCATCGTGGGTTGCTGTTTGATGCAATTTGGTACCGGCCCCGTCAAAGGTTTCGCCGTGACCTTAATCATCGGTTTGACGGTCAGCTTGTTCACCGCCGTATTTGTGACACGCGCGATTTATGAACTGATGCTTACCTCTAATCCTAAGGAGATCAGCTTATGA